The Xanthomonas sontii genomic sequence GCAAACAACGAGTTTCGCTGGATTCAGCGGGCCGCAACACGTAAAGCCCATGATCAGGAAAGGATTCACCGTCAACGTCAAGTTCGAAATCCTGCGCCAACGTGAAAGCGTAATCATGCGTCCAACAGCCGGCGTGCCACCGATTACCCAGAATATCGATCGAAACCGGCTTGTTCTCTATCAAGCATATTTCGCCCTCTTTGCGCAAAACATGCCGCATCGCCTCAAGCGCTGAGCGCGCTTGCTGGCGATTATTGTGGATCAATACAGAAACAGTAAATATCACATCGAAACTTTCTGGACCCCACGGCAGATCCTCGCCAACGGCGATCCGCTCATGGATGATATCAGCGAGCAAAGCCGGCGGGCTATCAAAAATCGGCTGCACCATAGCCGTGGAAATGTCGAATCCATAGTATTGGACGCCATCAATTTCAGAAAGGAGGTATGTCATCCTTCCGAATCCACAACCGAAATCTAGCACCGAGATCGGCCCTCCTTTGGCAGCGACAAGCTTCCTAAGGTAATCTTGCAGCCAGCGCTCCTGCATTTCGTAATTTACGTTATTTAACTCGCGACGAATGCGCTGCTGTTCCGCATATAGCCGCCCGTCCCTGTTCAACCAATAATCGCGATTCTCGCCATCTGAACTAGTCATTAGTTTCGCATCTCGTCGGCGATCACACGACCATGCTCAAGATGCATGATGCGATTGCAATTCGCACTAATAATATCTTGATTGTGGCTTGCTAACACCAAAATACTCGCTTGGCTCACGATATGAGCGAGACGCTGCTGCGCCCGGGCATTAAAATCAGCATCACCCACACCCAGCCATTCATCCATCAACAAAATCTCTGCATCGAAGCTGGTTGCGATGGCAAAGGCAAGCCGCACTAGCATTCCGCTTGAGTAAGCCCGCACGGGCATTGCGACGTAGCTGCCAAGCCCAGAAAACTCAACAATAGCAGGTATTTTTTTTGCGATTTCATGGCTTGACAATCCATGCAGCAGGCCTTTCAGCCGCACGTTTTCGAGGCCTGTCGCCTCGAAATCCATACCCATCGTCACGTCTAGAAGATTCGCGATACGACCCTGGCTTCGGACATAGCCGAAGGTGGGCTCATAAATACCAGCGAGTGTTTTCAGCAGCGTAGTCTTGCCGGCACCATTGTGTCCGACCAAGCCAAGCTTATCACCCTCGCGCAGTTCGAACGAAACATCCCGAAGTGAGTCCACCACTGTGATATTGCGACTTGTGGGCGCGACCTTTCCGCCAGTAACCGCTGCCATGATGACACCTTTCATGGACCGATTATTGGCGCCATAGATGGGTAACTTTACGCTGCAATTTACAACACTAATGAACGTCATTTCACACCCAAAAGGAGATCTTATGCCTGTTCACAGCAAGAAACGGCACTGCGACCAAATAGCAACCAATAGTGAATCCGATCACCACCCAGTAGGAATGGGCGGCCGGAATCTCACCCATAAGCGGGGCACGCACAAGCTGGATGAAATGATATACGGGATTGAAGTCCGCAACCCACCGATGCGGCCCCAGCATATCGGCCTTCCAAATGATCGGCGTCATGAAGAAGCCGAGCTGCATGAAGTTTGCGATAGCTGGCTGCAGATCTCGAAATCGTGCAGAAAGCAGTCCGAACAGCGCAGTTACAGGAATAGATGCCAAAAGAATAGCAACCACGCCCGGAATGGCCAGCCACCATATTGCTTGCGGCTCTATTTTCAGGTAGATGGCGAACGGTATGTAAGCAATTGCACCGTGCAAGAACACGATAAAAGTGCGGACCACAAGCCTCATACAGTGCAGAGTCAACGGCAGCCGCATGGAACGGATAAGGTTTTCGGAAGCCGTGAAAGTGGTACACCCCTCCTGGACCGTTGTAGAAATATAGATCCAGATAATATCGCCAAGCGCAATATAGGGCAGGTAATCCCTTAAATTCATTCGGAAAAGCTGGCTATACAACAGCCCAACACCTAGGATCAGCACGAACATGCTTATCGTGATCCAAAGTGGCCCGAGAATTGAACGGCGGTACTTATGCTTTGTATCCAGCACAGCCAAGGAGAACCAAGCACGCCATGCTCCCATTCCGGCAACCACATCGGCAGCCAACGATCGCATTGGGCTTTGTTGAGTGTCCCTGTAGCACGCATAGTGCGAAGAAGACAGTTTCGAGGCGCGACTTTCGGCCGTATGTATTGCTGTCCCCGTCTGGTTTTGGCTAATCATTCAAGTGCTACCTTCAAGTCGTTCCGCAAATCCCCCACATCCTCCACCCCCACGCTCAACCGCACCAGCGCATCGCTGATGCCGAGCTGCTCGCGGCGTGCGACCGGCACCGAAGCATGGGTCATCACCGCAGGATGGTTGACCAGGCTCTCCACGCCGCCGAGGGATTCGGCCAGGGTGAACAGGCGGGTGCGCTCGCAGAAGCGCTTGGCCGCGTCGAAGCCGCCCTTGAGCACGATCGAGACGATGCCGCCGTAGCCGGCCATCTGCCGGCCGGCCAGGGCGTGCTGCGGGTGCGAGGGCAGGCCCGGGTAGATCACCTTCTCCACTGCCGGGTGCGTCTCCAGCCACTGCGCCAGCGCCAGGGCGTTGTCGCAGTGCGCGCGCATGCGCAGCGGCAGGGTCTTCAGCCCGCGCAGGGCCAGGAAGCTGTCGAACGGGCCCTGCACGCCGCCCACCGAGTTCTGCAGGAAGGCGAGCTGCTCGGCGAGCTCGGCGTTGTCGCCGACCACGGCCATGCCGCCGACCATGTCCGAGTGGCCGTTGAGATATTTGGTCGCCGAATGCACCACGATGTCCGCGCCCAGCGCCAGCGGCCGCTGCAGCAGCGGCGAGGCGAAGGTGTTGTCGACCACCACCAGCAGGCCGTGCTTGCGCGCGATCGCGGCGATCGCCGCGATATCGACGATCTTCAGCATCGGATTGGTCGGGGTCTCGATCCACACCATCTTCGTGGTCGGGCGGATCGCGGCCTCGAACGCGGCCGGGTCGGTCAGGTCGACGAAACCGAACTCCAGCGCGGCGGTGCGCTTGCGCACCCGCTCGAACAGGCGGTAGCTGCCGCCGTACAGGTCGTCCATCGCAATGACGTGGCTGCCGCTGTCCAGCAGTTCGATCACCGTGGCCGTCGCGGCCATGCCCGAGGCGAAGGCGAAGCCGCGGCTGCCGCCTTCCAGGGCCGCCACGCAGCGCTCGTAGGCGAAGCGGGTCGGGTTGTGGGTGCGCGAGTACTCGAAGCCCTGGTGTTCGCCGGGGCTGGACTGGGCGTAGGTGGAGGTCGCGTAGATCGGCGGCATCACCGCGCCGGTGGACGGGTCCGGGTGCTGTCCGCCATGGATGGCCAGGGTCGCCAACGCCAGCGCGGGGCCGTCGCCATGGGGGTTCGACGTGTTGTCCGTCATGTGGGGTTACCGGAAAAGGGGCGTGATTCTAGCAGTGCGGTCTGAACGGCCCCATGCAGCACGGGGCCGTGCCGGCCGCAGGGATTACTGCACCCGGCGGCGCAGATAGTTGAGCAGGTCGATCCGGGTGATCAGGCCGAGGAAGGCGCCCTCGTTCATCACGATGGCGACCTGGCCACGGTCGAACACCGGCAGCAGGGCCTCGATCGGCGATTTGACGTCCAGCCGGTCGAGCTTGCTGACCATGGCCGTGGCCACGGGGTCGCGGAACCGCGCTTCATCGCCGTATACATGCAACAAGACGTCGCTTTCGTCGACGATGCCGACCAATTGATCGCCTTCCATCACCGGCAGCTGCGACACGTCGTACAGCTTCATGCGCTGATAGGCGGTGGTCAGCAGATCCTTGGGGCCGACCACAACCGTGTCGCGCTGGCTGTAGGGGCGCAGG encodes the following:
- a CDS encoding ABC transporter ATP-binding protein produces the protein MKGVIMAAVTGGKVAPTSRNITVVDSLRDVSFELREGDKLGLVGHNGAGKTTLLKTLAGIYEPTFGYVRSQGRIANLLDVTMGMDFEATGLENVRLKGLLHGLSSHEIAKKIPAIVEFSGLGSYVAMPVRAYSSGMLVRLAFAIATSFDAEILLMDEWLGVGDADFNARAQQRLAHIVSQASILVLASHNQDIISANCNRIMHLEHGRVIADEMRN
- a CDS encoding ABC transporter permease; translated protein: MFVLILGVGLLYSQLFRMNLRDYLPYIALGDIIWIYISTTVQEGCTTFTASENLIRSMRLPLTLHCMRLVVRTFIVFLHGAIAYIPFAIYLKIEPQAIWWLAIPGVVAILLASIPVTALFGLLSARFRDLQPAIANFMQLGFFMTPIIWKADMLGPHRWVADFNPVYHFIQLVRAPLMGEIPAAHSYWVVIGFTIGCYLVAVPFLAVNRHKISFWV
- a CDS encoding cystathionine gamma-synthase; protein product: MTDNTSNPHGDGPALALATLAIHGGQHPDPSTGAVMPPIYATSTYAQSSPGEHQGFEYSRTHNPTRFAYERCVAALEGGSRGFAFASGMAATATVIELLDSGSHVIAMDDLYGGSYRLFERVRKRTAALEFGFVDLTDPAAFEAAIRPTTKMVWIETPTNPMLKIVDIAAIAAIARKHGLLVVVDNTFASPLLQRPLALGADIVVHSATKYLNGHSDMVGGMAVVGDNAELAEQLAFLQNSVGGVQGPFDSFLALRGLKTLPLRMRAHCDNALALAQWLETHPAVEKVIYPGLPSHPQHALAGRQMAGYGGIVSIVLKGGFDAAKRFCERTRLFTLAESLGGVESLVNHPAVMTHASVPVARREQLGISDALVRLSVGVEDVGDLRNDLKVALE